A DNA window from Gigantopelta aegis isolate Gae_Host chromosome 4, Gae_host_genome, whole genome shotgun sequence contains the following coding sequences:
- the LOC121371430 gene encoding uncharacterized protein K02A2.6-like isoform X1: MCCMRVTVPPKLQLQVLEELHSAHSGIVKMKELARSYFWWPKLDSHIEDLVKSCEECQQIQKMPGPAPLHPWSSPDAPWKRLHIDFAGPFHGHMYLVVVDSHSKWPEVFIMKATTAEKTNEILRGLFCRYGLLLQIVSDNGPQFVSAEFKYFLEMNEVQHILSAPYHPATNGLAERFVQTFKHALRKLKSADNLQQKLSAFLLTYRNTSHSTTSESPAMLLLGRRLCSRLDLLKPKLAVTVQKRQHGQISAREGRRKQRSFSVNQPVYVRNYREGSKWVTGSVVAKTGPVSYQVAISPNMIWKRHVDQLVTRSPSDSVDVVHSRGVVLCSDDHHSVISESKDDTSDVQCRYPVRSDRKPPIRLDL, translated from the coding sequence ATGTGTTGCATGCGTGTGACTGTACCACCCAAACTTCAATTACAAGTTTTGGAAGAACTTCATAGTGCTCACAGTGGAATTGTGAAAATGAAGGAACTTGCAAGAAGTTACTTTTGGTGGCCTAAACTTGATTCTCACATAGAGGATTTGGTTAAGTCATGTGAAGAGTGTCAGCAGATTCAGAAAATGCCGGGACCAGCCCCATTGCATCCATGGTCTTCTCCTGATGCTCCATGGAAAAGGTTGCATATTGATTTTGCCGGACCTTTTCATGGCCACATGTATTTAGTTGTGGTTGATTCTCATTCTAAATGGCCGGAAGTGTTTATCATGAAAGCCACAACTGCAGAGAAGACTAATGAAATTTTGAGAGGATTGTTTTGTCGTTACGGTTTGCTCTTGCAAATTGTCAGCGATAATGGACCACAGTTTGTTTCAGCAGAGTTCAAGTACTTTCTAGAGATGAACGAAGTACAGCATATTCTTAGTGCTCCTTATCACCCAGCCACAAATGGTTTAGCAGAACGGTTTGTTCAAACTTTTAAACATGCCTTGCGTAAACTCAAGTCAGCGGATAATCTACAACAAAAACTGTCTGCATTTTTGCTCACATATCGAAACACATCGCATTCGACTACATCAGAATCGCCTGCTATGCTGTTGTTGGGAAGACGACTATGTTCACGTTTGGATTTGCTGAAGCCCAAATTGGCAGTAACAGTGCAAAAGCGACAACATGGTCAAATCAGTGCTCGAGagggaagaagaaaacaacgaAGTTTCAGTGTAAATCAACCTGTTTATGTTCGAAACTACAGGGAAGGTTCTAAGTGGGTAACAGGATCGGTAGTAGCCAAAACCGGCCCTGTGTCATATCAAGTTGCAATTTCACCTAACATGATATGGAAACGTCATGTTGATCAGTTAGTGACGAGGTCTCCATCAGATTCAGTTGATGTTGTGCATAGTAGGGGTGTAGTACTGTGTTCTGATGATCATCATAGTGTTATCAGTGAATCAAAAGATGACACTAGTGATGTGCAGTGTCGTTATCCTGTGCGCAGTGATCGGAAACCTCCGATTCGTCTTGACTTGtga
- the LOC121371430 gene encoding uncharacterized protein LOC121371430 isoform X2 translates to MANIIGHIEEFNPKTQDWGTYAERLGHYFNANSIDNNKKVSTLLCLIGGNTYTILRNLLAPEKPTDKTYKQLIDVLATHFSPKPLVIAERFRFRKRNQEHKETVTDYAAVLRQMSRYCEFNAVLDDNLRDQFVCGLTSEAAQKRLITEEELSFNKALKIAHSMETAVKDIGELKLNVNHSSETPVYKVQNYSRPQNRANMQKCRHCGKTNHACKDCCFQNSNCNSCGKKGHISTICRSKKTKPEKFKMSLQKSKKVHQVDESKSDSESESDETALFYTTQKRKSDVIWVHPKVEGVDFPMELDTGSALSIISTEYDWKIVA, encoded by the coding sequence ATGGCCAATATTATTGGACACATAGAAGAGTTTAATCCCAAAACTCAAGACTGGGGTACGTACGCTGAGCGTTTAGGCCACTACTTTAACGCGAACAGTATTGACAATAACAAAAAGGTGTCGACCCTACTGTGTCTTATTGGGGGCAACACATACACAATTTTGCGCAATCTCTTGGCTCCGGAGAAGCCTACTGACAAAACATATAAACAGTTAATTGATGTTTTGGCAACACATTTCTCACCAAAACCGCTTGTTATTGCCGAACGATTTAGATTTCGGAAACGAAACCAAGAACATAAAGAAACTGTCACCGATTACGCAGCTGTTTTACGGCAGATGTCGCGATATTGCGAATTCAATGCAGTGTTAGATGACAATTTGCGTGACCAGTTTGTTTGTGGGTTAACAAGTGAAGCTGCACAGAAACGTTTAATAACTGAGGAAGAACTTTCCTTCAATAAAGCACTAAAGATTGCACATTCTATGGAAACCGCAGTAAAAGATATTGGTGAACTAAAGTTAAACGTGAATCATTCATCAGAAACACCTGTGTACAAAGTACAAAATTATTCAAGACCGCAAAATCGCGCAAATATGCAAAAGTGTCGTCACTGTGGCAAAACTAACCATGCCTGTAAAGATTGCTGTTTCCAGAACAGCAACTGCAATTCGTGTGGAAAGAAAGGACATATTTCTACTATCTGTCGAAGTAAAAAGACGAAGCCAGAAAAATTTAAGATGAGTCTACAGAAGTCTAAAAAAGTGCATCAAGTTGATGAATCGAAATCGGATTCTGAATCTGAGAGTGATGAAACAGCATTGTTTTATAcaacacaaaaaagaaaaagtgatGTCATATGGGTTCATCCCAAAGTTGAGGGTGTTGATTTTCCCATGGAGCTGGACACAGGTTCTGCACTATCCATAATATCCACAGAATATGACTGGAAGATTGTGGCATGA
- the LOC121371430 gene encoding uncharacterized protein LOC121371430 isoform X3 has protein sequence MNALTCFMLIVILISGLVSRVNSEVCSDTSVKYVVDIHTGDKWLAGTDADVFIQFIGPKGTTAKLPLGGSFERDDRDTSE, from the exons atgaatgcGTTAACATGCTTCATGTTAATCGTGATATTAATAAGTGG ATTGGTTTCCAGAGTGAATAGTGAAGTGTGTTCTGACACCA gtgTGAAGTATGTTGTGGACATACACACGGGAGACAAGTGGCTTGCAGGAACAGATGCCGATGTCTTCATTCAGTTTATTGGTCCAAAGGGCACTACGGCAAAATTACCACTGGGTGGTAGTTTTGAACGAGATGACAGAGACACATCTGAG taa